The following coding sequences lie in one Eubacterium ventriosum genomic window:
- a CDS encoding DegV family protein encodes MKTAVMTDSNSGITPEEGKKIGIYSLPMPVIIEGDVFYEGKNITQEEYYGAMTSGKNVTTSQPSPGDVMDMWDGILKEGYEQVVYIPMSSALSASCHAAIQLSEEYDGKVQVVDDHRISVTMRESVLEAKWMANQGMTAEEIKKKLEENAYNSSIYIAVDTLEYLKKGGRVTAAGAAIGAVLNIKPVLTIQGEKLDAFTKVRGMKKAELKMLEAIEEDLNTRFADVDRKQLRLGAAGTFQKQEDADQWYKMVKDTFENEIDDIYYDSLSFSIGCHVGPNAIGIGISVVTRDEK; translated from the coding sequence ATGAAAACAGCAGTAATGACTGATAGTAATAGTGGAATTACACCGGAAGAAGGAAAGAAAATTGGAATATATTCTCTTCCAATGCCGGTTATCATAGAGGGAGATGTTTTTTACGAAGGAAAGAACATTACACAGGAAGAATATTATGGTGCAATGACTTCAGGAAAGAATGTTACAACATCACAGCCATCACCCGGGGATGTAATGGATATGTGGGATGGCATTTTGAAGGAAGGCTATGAACAGGTTGTTTACATTCCAATGTCAAGCGCATTAAGTGCTTCATGTCACGCGGCAATTCAGCTTTCAGAAGAATATGACGGAAAGGTTCAGGTTGTTGATGATCACAGAATCTCAGTAACAATGAGAGAGTCAGTTCTTGAAGCAAAATGGATGGCTAATCAGGGAATGACAGCAGAAGAAATAAAAAAGAAACTTGAAGAAAATGCTTACAATTCAAGTATTTACATTGCTGTTGATACTTTAGAATACCTTAAAAAAGGAGGACGTGTTACAGCAGCAGGAGCAGCCATAGGAGCAGTTCTTAACATTAAGCCTGTACTTACAATTCAGGGTGAAAAGCTTGATGCATTCACTAAAGTTAGAGGAATGAAGAAAGCTGAACTTAAGATGTTAGAAGCTATTGAAGAAGACCTTAATACAAGATTTGCTGATGTAGATAGAAAACAGTTAAGACTTGGAGCAGCAGGAACATTCCAGAAACAGGAAGACGCAGACCAGTGGTACAAGATGGTAAAAGATACATTTGAAAACGAAATCGACGATATATATTATGATTCATTGTCATTTAGTATAGGATGCCACGTTGGACCTAATGCAATTGGTATTGGAATAAGTGTTGTTACAAGAGATGAAAAGTAA
- a CDS encoding lipoprotein yields the protein MRKKLICILAGLTVAVGLVGCGQKKAVEETTVATSETGSESSTVLKGTASKNSTGSDGADTTLTITAGGSQVMLDEVRYYVYTAQATYETYYLTKGKEIDWDSKMDGDVTWEQGVKSLVLDDICKREWLNEISSQYDIKLTKKEKSSVKTKALEYFKNTNVKLAKKINISEGRLIKVFEKAEIANKTEKKMEKDGSSTKEMYIKWKKGNNVTAESQWNNINFKEAIFTLEDVK from the coding sequence TTGAGAAAAAAGTTAATATGTATTTTGGCAGGACTTACAGTTGCGGTGGGACTTGTAGGTTGTGGTCAGAAAAAAGCAGTGGAGGAAACCACGGTGGCTACAAGTGAAACAGGTTCCGAGAGTTCAACAGTTTTAAAGGGAACAGCTTCGAAAAACTCAACTGGTTCTGACGGGGCAGACACTACTCTTACTATTACTGCAGGCGGTAGTCAGGTTATGCTTGACGAGGTAAGGTATTATGTGTATACAGCCCAGGCGACTTACGAAACTTATTATCTTACAAAGGGCAAGGAAATAGACTGGGACTCAAAAATGGATGGCGATGTGACTTGGGAACAGGGTGTCAAAAGCCTTGTGCTTGACGATATTTGCAAGAGGGAATGGCTTAATGAAATTTCATCACAATATGATATTAAGCTTACAAAGAAAGAAAAGTCATCTGTTAAAACAAAGGCTTTAGAGTATTTTAAGAACACCAATGTTAAGCTTGCAAAGAAAATAAATATTAGTGAAGGCCGTTTGATTAAGGTTTTTGAAAAGGCAGAAATTGCTAATAAAACTGAGAAAAAGATGGAAAAAGATGGAAGTTCCACGAAGGAAATGTATATAAAATGGAAAAAGGGAAATAATGTTACGGCAGAATCACAATGGAATAACATTAATTTCAAGGAAGCGATATTTACATTGGAGGATGTTAAATGA
- the pth gene encoding aminoacyl-tRNA hydrolase encodes MYAVFGLGNPDKEYDKTRHNIGFDVIDELASQMGVEVKTKRHKALCGIGNIGGEKVILVKPQTYMNLSGESVRAVMDFYKLDPENDIIVISDDINLATGRIRIRAQGSAGGHNGLKSIINHAGTQKFKRVRVGVGANEGNLVNHVLGKFSKGERVLAEQGIKDAASAVEVMILEDINTAMNKFN; translated from the coding sequence ATGTATGCAGTTTTTGGATTAGGGAATCCTGATAAGGAATATGATAAAACAAGACACAATATTGGTTTTGATGTTATAGATGAGTTGGCAAGTCAGATGGGTGTTGAGGTGAAGACTAAGAGACATAAGGCTTTATGCGGTATTGGAAATATTGGTGGCGAGAAAGTGATTTTGGTGAAGCCACAGACTTATATGAATCTTAGCGGTGAGTCAGTGAGAGCAGTTATGGATTTCTATAAGCTTGATCCGGAGAATGACATTATTGTTATTTCTGACGATATTAATTTGGCTACGGGAAGAATTAGAATTAGAGCCCAGGGCAGCGCAGGCGGTCATAATGGTTTGAAGAGTATTATTAATCACGCGGGAACTCAGAAGTTTAAGAGGGTGCGCGTGGGAGTAGGTGCAAATGAAGGAAATCTTGTAAATCATGTGCTTGGCAAGTTTAGCAAGGGCGAAAGAGTTTTGGCTGAGCAGGGTATAAAAGATGCAGCCTCAGCAGTTGAAGTTATGATTTTGGAAGATATAAACACAGCAATGAACAAATTTAATTAG
- a CDS encoding ATP-binding protein yields the protein MALTRDQFDVIANSYNDRQLNNKIKLNRRIEEVYEKIPLIKDLDGQIGVLAGRALRLSLSGNSSAKDTLREDIALISEQKKAALLAGGYSADYLDEIFTCPKCKDTGFIDGKPCECLKAEVVRLLYSRSELKEILERENFDTFEYDLYSDDYIDPDTGISAAENIDAVVDHCHYFINNFDKTFDNLLFYGRAGTGKTFLINCIAKELIEKSYSVIYLSAVQLFDLLADYSFKRSNTTIYRQISFDELLRCDLLIIDDLGTEMSNSFTESSLFDCLNERLIHQKSTIISTNFSLQELQQKYEERIFSRTAGNYTPLKIFGDDIRIKKKFTI from the coding sequence ATGGCTTTAACCAGAGATCAATTTGACGTTATTGCAAACAGTTACAATGACCGTCAATTAAATAATAAAATTAAATTAAACAGACGTATTGAAGAAGTCTACGAAAAAATTCCTCTTATTAAGGATTTAGACGGGCAGATTGGTGTTCTTGCAGGACGTGCCCTTAGACTTTCTCTTTCAGGCAATTCTTCTGCTAAGGACACACTTCGTGAGGACATTGCCCTTATAAGTGAACAAAAGAAAGCAGCTCTTTTAGCCGGAGGTTATTCCGCCGATTACCTGGATGAGATTTTTACATGCCCTAAATGTAAAGATACAGGTTTTATTGACGGAAAACCTTGTGAATGCCTTAAGGCAGAGGTTGTCAGACTGCTTTATTCCCGTTCTGAGCTTAAGGAGATTCTTGAACGCGAAAACTTTGATACTTTTGAATATGATTTGTATTCTGATGACTACATTGATCCCGATACAGGGATTTCCGCAGCAGAAAATATTGACGCTGTTGTGGACCATTGTCATTATTTTATAAATAACTTTGACAAAACCTTTGATAATCTGTTATTCTATGGCAGGGCAGGTACAGGGAAAACTTTTCTCATTAACTGCATTGCAAAGGAATTAATCGAAAAATCCTACTCTGTTATTTATCTTTCAGCAGTACAACTTTTCGATTTGTTGGCAGATTATTCCTTTAAACGTAGCAACACCACTATTTACCGTCAGATTAGTTTTGACGAGTTGCTTCGTTGTGATTTACTTATTATTGATGATTTGGGCACGGAGATGTCTAACTCCTTTACTGAATCATCCCTATTTGATTGTCTTAATGAGAGACTTATACATCAGAAATCTACTATTATTTCTACTAATTTTTCTTTACAGGAATTACAGCAGAAATATGAAGAGCGTATTTTTTCCCGTACAGCGGGTAATTACACTCCTTTAAAGATTTTTGGTGATGATATAAGAATAAAAAAGAAATTTACTATTTAA
- the mfd gene encoding transcription-repair coupling factor, translating into MKSFDYPLLQLNEFEQVKVCLSEHKSCQVTGCGESQLAHFINGLSNGYKQKVIVTFSATKASQLYQDLKGFADDVVMYPAKDFIFFSADVHGNLILQQRLEFIQKIVEDKPFTVILTPDAFMDKIMPIEKIKNNYLEIAEGSIIQMDALKSKLVQMGYEPVVQIDGPGQFAVRGSIVDIYTLTDEVPYRIDFWDDEVDIIKSFEVESQRSIENLESVKIYPASEYSLTKKEIQAGMAKIRQDLDQNVEKFRKDFKTEEANRLRVTVEEFLTNMDINPSQVAVDSYVNYFYDNLVSLLDYFENPIFFIDEPKRVTEQLNVVDAEFGDSMANRLQKGYVLPGQTDVIWDKNQIIAKIDSGEKVLFTAIAQKIQGFSVDDFVEVGSRNVSPYNGKFEILVQDLKKYKEQKYAVLLVTGSKTRGQRLAEDLREFEISAFFEEDGERQVMPGEVMIIKGQLRSGFMYPMIKFVAISDTDIFGEKKKRKRRKHGYSGTNISSFTDLNIGDYVVHENHGLGVYRGIEKIEVDHIVKDYIKIEYAKGSNLYVLATQLDMIQKYADSTAKPPKLNTLGGQEWKKTKTRVKKAVADIAKELVQLYAIRENSNGYQFSPDTEWQKEFEEMFPFEETDDQLNAISEVKKDMESTKIMDRLICGDVGFGKTEVAIRAAFKAVQDDKQVAYLVPTTVLAQQHYKTFKQRFKDFPVRVEMLSRFRTKSNIDKTIKDLNKGYVDVVIGTHRMLSKDVKFKDLGLLIIDEEQRFGVKHKEQIKELKNNVDVMTLTATPIPRTLHMSLIGIRDMCVMEEPPQERMPIQTFVMEYNEEIARDAINRELARGGQVYYVYNRVQDIAEMAGKVQALVPDASVAFAHGQMSERQLEEIMYDFVNGDIDVLVTTTIIETGLDIPNANTIIIHDAEKMGLSQLYQLRGRVGRSNRTSYAFLMYSRNKMLTEVAEKRLGAIRDFTELGSGVKIAMRDLEIRGTGNLLGAAQSGHMEDVGYDLYCKMLNDAINTLKGNKPMDDFETKVDLTVDAFVPPSYIKNEALKMDIYKRIAGIETMEEYEDMQDELLDRFGDIPNQVENLLQIVLLKNAAHQAYVTEISGHKNRIKLTMWKDAEVDVERIPILVREYKGRLKFMPKDEPYFIFEPKPGTGTVIENARKLVESLSTLKDEE; encoded by the coding sequence ATGAAAAGTTTTGATTATCCACTATTACAATTAAATGAGTTTGAGCAGGTTAAGGTCTGCTTGTCTGAACACAAATCCTGTCAGGTTACAGGGTGTGGGGAATCCCAGCTTGCTCATTTTATTAATGGATTGAGCAATGGCTACAAGCAGAAAGTCATTGTTACTTTTAGTGCAACAAAAGCAAGTCAGTTGTATCAGGATTTAAAGGGCTTTGCGGACGATGTTGTAATGTATCCTGCAAAGGATTTTATTTTCTTTAGTGCGGATGTACACGGAAATCTTATATTGCAACAACGACTTGAATTTATTCAAAAAATAGTTGAAGATAAGCCATTTACGGTAATTTTGACGCCGGATGCCTTTATGGACAAGATAATGCCAATTGAAAAAATTAAAAATAATTATCTTGAAATAGCAGAAGGCAGCATAATTCAGATGGATGCCTTAAAGAGCAAGCTTGTGCAGATGGGATACGAGCCGGTTGTTCAGATTGATGGACCGGGACAGTTTGCGGTGCGAGGAAGTATTGTTGATATTTACACGCTGACAGATGAGGTGCCTTATCGAATTGATTTTTGGGACGATGAGGTTGACATAATAAAGAGTTTTGAGGTGGAAAGCCAGCGTTCAATTGAGAATCTTGAATCGGTAAAAATTTATCCTGCCAGCGAATATTCACTGACTAAGAAAGAAATTCAGGCGGGAATGGCGAAGATTCGACAGGATTTAGACCAAAATGTTGAAAAATTCAGAAAAGATTTTAAGACGGAAGAGGCTAACAGACTTAGAGTTACAGTTGAAGAGTTTCTTACAAATATGGATATTAACCCAAGTCAGGTAGCAGTAGATAGTTATGTAAACTATTTTTATGATAATTTGGTAAGTCTGCTTGACTATTTTGAAAATCCAATATTTTTTATTGATGAGCCAAAGAGGGTAACGGAGCAACTTAACGTGGTTGATGCGGAGTTTGGAGATAGTATGGCTAACCGCCTTCAGAAAGGCTACGTGCTTCCGGGGCAGACAGATGTAATTTGGGATAAAAATCAGATAATTGCCAAGATTGATAGTGGCGAAAAAGTCCTATTTACAGCAATTGCCCAGAAGATTCAGGGATTTAGCGTGGATGATTTTGTGGAAGTGGGATCAAGAAACGTAAGTCCATACAATGGCAAGTTTGAGATTCTTGTTCAGGATTTAAAAAAATATAAAGAGCAAAAATATGCGGTTCTTCTTGTAACCGGTTCAAAAACAAGAGGCCAGCGTTTGGCGGAGGATCTTAGAGAGTTTGAGATTAGCGCATTTTTCGAAGAAGACGGGGAACGTCAGGTTATGCCTGGTGAAGTTATGATTATAAAAGGTCAGCTTCGCAGTGGTTTTATGTATCCTATGATTAAGTTTGTGGCTATTTCAGACACGGATATTTTTGGCGAAAAGAAGAAAAGAAAACGTAGAAAGCATGGCTATTCAGGTACTAATATTTCAAGTTTTACCGACCTTAACATTGGTGATTATGTTGTCCACGAAAACCACGGACTTGGTGTTTATCGTGGAATAGAAAAAATAGAAGTAGACCATATTGTAAAGGACTACATTAAGATTGAATATGCCAAGGGCAGCAACCTTTATGTGTTAGCAACCCAGCTTGATATGATTCAAAAATATGCTGACAGCACGGCGAAACCGCCTAAACTTAACACATTAGGTGGCCAGGAATGGAAAAAAACAAAGACCAGGGTTAAGAAGGCTGTTGCGGATATTGCGAAGGAGCTTGTTCAGCTTTATGCAATAAGGGAGAACAGCAACGGATATCAGTTTTCTCCTGACACGGAATGGCAGAAGGAATTCGAGGAAATGTTTCCATTTGAGGAGACAGATGATCAGCTTAATGCCATATCTGAAGTAAAAAAAGACATGGAAAGCACGAAAATTATGGACAGACTGATTTGCGGAGACGTAGGTTTTGGCAAGACAGAAGTGGCAATTCGTGCGGCTTTTAAGGCAGTGCAGGATGACAAGCAGGTGGCTTATCTTGTTCCAACAACGGTTTTGGCCCAGCAGCACTACAAAACTTTTAAGCAGAGATTTAAGGATTTCCCTGTCAGAGTGGAAATGCTTTCAAGATTTAGAACAAAATCAAATATTGATAAAACAATAAAAGATTTGAATAAAGGTTATGTTGACGTTGTTATCGGAACTCATCGTATGCTTTCAAAAGATGTTAAATTTAAGGATTTGGGACTTTTGATTATTGATGAAGAGCAGAGATTTGGCGTAAAACATAAGGAACAGATTAAAGAATTGAAAAATAATGTTGACGTAATGACTCTTACAGCAACTCCGATTCCAAGAACTCTTCATATGAGCCTTATTGGAATAAGAGATATGTGCGTAATGGAAGAACCGCCTCAGGAACGTATGCCAATACAGACTTTTGTTATGGAGTACAATGAGGAAATTGCAAGGGATGCCATAAACAGGGAGCTTGCAAGAGGCGGTCAGGTTTATTACGTGTACAACAGGGTTCAGGACATAGCTGAAATGGCAGGAAAAGTTCAGGCACTTGTGCCTGATGCCAGTGTTGCCTTCGCACACGGACAGATGAGTGAGCGACAGCTTGAAGAAATAATGTATGATTTTGTTAACGGGGACATTGATGTTCTTGTAACAACTACAATAATAGAAACAGGTCTTGACATACCAAATGCCAATACCATTATAATACACGATGCAGAAAAAATGGGCTTGTCCCAGCTTTATCAGCTTCGTGGCCGTGTAGGCCGTTCAAACCGTACATCGTATGCTTTTTTGATGTATAGCAGAAACAAGATGCTTACGGAAGTTGCGGAAAAGCGACTTGGGGCAATAAGGGATTTTACGGAACTTGGCAGTGGTGTAAAAATTGCAATGCGAGACCTTGAAATCCGTGGTACCGGAAATCTTCTTGGGGCTGCACAAAGCGGGCATATGGAGGATGTTGGTTACGACCTTTATTGCAAAATGCTTAACGATGCCATTAATACTTTAAAGGGCAACAAGCCAATGGATGATTTTGAAACAAAGGTAGACCTGACAGTGGATGCTTTTGTTCCACCTTCATATATTAAAAATGAAGCTCTTAAAATGGATATTTACAAGCGAATTGCAGGAATAGAGACAATGGAAGAATACGAGGATATGCAGGATGAACTTCTTGACCGTTTCGGAGACATACCGAATCAGGTTGAAAACCTTCTCCAGATTGTTTTGCTTAAAAATGCAGCACATCAGGCATATGTTACTGAAATTTCAGGTCATAAAAACAGAATCAAGCTTACAATGTGGAAAGACGCTGAGGTGGATGTGGAAAGAATACCAATTCTTGTCCGCGAGTACAAAGGCAGACTTAAGTTTATGCCTAAAGACGAACCGTATTTTATTTTTGAGCCAAAACCGGGCACAGGCACAGTAATAGAAAATGCAAGAAAACTGGTAGAATCACTGTCTACATTGAAGGATGAAGAATAG
- a CDS encoding ribose-phosphate pyrophosphokinase yields the protein MSIKKYVESIPVGPLAIVALSGSKQLGEAVDAYIADWRSQRIEAKESPITFKGYTKDSYLLDVKTPRFGTGEAKCTLGESVRGTDLYIIDDVTNYSIEYTVCGCKNHMSPDDHFADIKRVIAAAAGKARKITVIMPFLYEGRQHRRTSRESMDCAVMLQELVNMGVDNILTFDAHDPRVNNAIPISGFESIMPTYQFIKNLLRNVDDIKLDADHLMVISPDEGAMGRVVYYANVLGINVGMFYKRRDFTTIVDGRNPIVAHEYLGDSVEGKDVLIIDDMISSGDSMLDVAKQLKKRKANRVFVASTFGLFTNGLERFDEAYEQGLIYRIMTTNSIYQSPELLKREWYINVDITKFTATFIDRLNHDASISDLLNPIEKINKKVAEYNKR from the coding sequence ATGTCTATCAAAAAATATGTTGAATCTATTCCTGTAGGACCACTTGCAATTGTTGCATTATCAGGAAGTAAGCAGTTAGGCGAAGCAGTTGACGCTTATATTGCTGATTGGAGAAGCCAGAGAATTGAAGCTAAAGAATCACCTATTACTTTCAAGGGTTATACTAAAGATTCTTACCTTCTTGATGTAAAAACACCAAGATTTGGTACAGGTGAAGCTAAATGTACTTTAGGCGAATCTGTTCGTGGTACAGACCTTTACATTATCGATGATGTTACTAACTACAGCATTGAATATACTGTTTGCGGTTGCAAGAATCATATGTCTCCTGATGATCACTTTGCTGACATTAAGAGAGTTATCGCTGCTGCTGCAGGTAAAGCTAGAAAAATTACAGTTATTATGCCTTTCCTTTATGAAGGAAGACAGCACAGACGTACATCCAGAGAATCTATGGACTGTGCAGTAATGCTTCAGGAATTAGTAAACATGGGCGTAGACAATATTCTTACTTTTGACGCTCACGATCCTCGTGTAAACAATGCTATTCCTATTAGTGGTTTTGAATCAATTATGCCAACATACCAGTTTATAAAAAATCTTCTTAGAAATGTTGATGACATTAAGCTTGATGCTGATCATCTTATGGTTATCAGCCCTGACGAAGGTGCTATGGGTAGAGTTGTCTACTACGCTAACGTTCTTGGAATTAATGTAGGTATGTTCTACAAACGTCGTGATTTTACTACTATCGTAGACGGACGTAATCCTATTGTGGCTCATGAATACCTTGGTGATTCAGTTGAAGGTAAGGACGTTCTTATTATTGATGATATGATTTCTTCAGGTGATAGCATGCTTGATGTTGCTAAGCAGCTTAAGAAGAGAAAAGCTAACAGAGTATTTGTTGCTTCTACATTTGGTCTCTTTACTAACGGTCTTGAAAGATTTGATGAAGCTTACGAACAGGGACTTATCTACAGAATCATGACAACTAACTCAATTTACCAGTCTCCAGAGCTTCTCAAGAGAGAATGGTACATCAATGTAGACATTACAAAGTTCACTGCAACATTCATTGACAGACTAAATCATGACGCTTCTATAAGCGATTTATTAAATCCTATAGAAAAAATTAATAAAAAGGTTGCAGAATACAACAAAAGGTAA
- a CDS encoding D-alanyl-D-alanine carboxypeptidase family protein produces the protein MRKTGRCILSAVIAVLLMIGAIDYAFVIGKAKPVGDLKTSQSEVIVKDFIHDNYEISERNPWTDYGLHPIEYTESAGKSGFDQAISAKAAILVNVNSKEIYYEKNSDAKMYPASTTKLMTALTVLQNMKTTDIVTIGSEINMIAADSSKAGFSQGQVVTVQELLEGLLISSGNDAAYVLAKAAGEAILKDNIANEGKTFTAAQCVERFVYEMNKNVRDMELENTHFMSPDGYDAADQYTSASDLSKIAIEAYNNETIRKICGTQSEKSGTLNKTWVSTNALLDKSGQFYYQYCVGMKTGSTGLAGKCLVSVAKNGDTECISVVLNDSTDEQRWTDAKKLLKFGVE, from the coding sequence ATGAGAAAGACAGGAAGATGCATATTAAGCGCAGTTATTGCAGTGCTTCTTATGATTGGAGCAATTGATTATGCATTTGTAATAGGAAAGGCAAAGCCGGTAGGCGATTTAAAGACAAGCCAGAGTGAAGTTATTGTTAAAGATTTTATCCACGATAACTATGAGATTAGCGAAAGAAATCCGTGGACTGATTATGGACTTCATCCAATCGAATACACGGAATCAGCAGGAAAGAGCGGTTTTGACCAGGCTATAAGTGCCAAGGCAGCTATTCTTGTGAATGTTAATTCAAAAGAGATTTATTATGAAAAAAACAGCGATGCCAAGATGTATCCGGCAAGCACAACTAAGCTTATGACAGCTTTGACTGTTTTGCAGAATATGAAAACTACTGATATAGTAACAATCGGCAGTGAAATTAATATGATTGCAGCAGATTCAAGTAAGGCAGGTTTTAGTCAGGGACAGGTTGTAACAGTTCAGGAGTTGCTTGAAGGCTTGCTTATTTCATCAGGAAATGACGCAGCCTATGTTTTGGCAAAAGCAGCAGGCGAAGCAATTCTTAAAGACAATATTGCTAACGAAGGAAAAACTTTTACAGCAGCACAGTGTGTTGAGCGTTTTGTTTATGAGATGAATAAGAATGTCCGTGACATGGAACTTGAAAATACACATTTTATGTCACCGGATGGCTATGATGCGGCAGACCAGTACACATCAGCTAGCGACTTGTCTAAGATTGCAATTGAAGCATACAACAACGAAACAATTCGTAAGATTTGCGGAACACAGTCTGAAAAGTCCGGCACATTAAACAAGACTTGGGTATCAACAAATGCCCTATTGGACAAGTCAGGACAGTTCTACTACCAGTACTGTGTCGGCATGAAAACAGGAAGTACAGGCCTTGCAGGCAAGTGCCTTGTGTCAGTGGCAAAGAATGGCGATACGGAATGCATAAGCGTAGTCTTAAATGACAGCACAGATGAACAGCGTTGGACAGACGCAAAGAAATTGTTGAAGTTTGGCGTGGAGTAA